The nucleotide sequence GTTCGTTGCGATAGATCTGACAGAGGCCGTACTCGGCGCCGTGTTTGGACAACCACGCTCTGGCATCGGAGTGCCCGATGTCGATCGCGTGCCCCGACACGTGGAGAGACTTTTCGGCTGTGGCGACCCATCGGGCGGCTTCCTTTGCCGAACCGTACTTCGAGATGGCCCCTTGGAGTAGGTTCTCCTGGTATTGCGGCGAGCGCCAGCCGCCGTTGACGCAGAACTCGACTCCGTCGCCCGCGGCATCGGTCGCAGCTCGGCGTAGCGCACCGAGCAGATCGGGGTCGAGGTTGGCCACGGCCGGAAGTTCGTCATCGAAGACCGTCACGCCCTCGGGAACGGCGCCATCTGCCGTGCCGAGTGCCGCCGAGACGGTCGACGCCGTCGACGCGGTCGACGCGGTCGACGCGGCCGGGTGGGACGTGGACGCCGGCGATCGGAGACGGCCACCTGCTGCTCGGGCTGGTTCGCTGCCGGTCATGCTGGTAGTCAAGACAGCGGCGTGTTGTCAACACGTATGCGGTTTCTGATATGCCAGCGATATGCTGCGGCTCGTAGCATCGGGTGTATGCGTGTGCTGGTCGTCGAGGACGAGCCCTATCTGGCAGAGGCCATCCGTGACGGGTTGCGCCTGGAAGCGATTGCCGCGGACATCGCCGGTGACGGCAACTCCGCACTGGAGCTGTTGAGCATCAACGCCTATGACATCGCAGTCCTCGACCGCGACATTCCCGGGCCCTCCGGTGACGATATCGCCGCACGCATCGTCGCT is from Micromonospora sp. WMMD1102 and encodes:
- a CDS encoding M15 family metallopeptidase; amino-acid sequence: MTGSEPARAAGGRLRSPASTSHPAASTASTASTASTVSAALGTADGAVPEGVTVFDDELPAVANLDPDLLGALRRAATDAAGDGVEFCVNGGWRSPQYQENLLQGAISKYGSAKEAARWVATAEKSLHVSGHAIDIGHSDARAWLSKHGAEYGLCQIYRNEPWHYELRPEAIDRGCPPMYADPSHDPRLRQ